CCAGTCTGTTCAGCTTCTCTGCAGCCCTGCCCTTGGATTGTCCCTTCTCATCCTGACTCTAGACCTGGTCATGGGATCCGCTTGGCTACTGAGACAACAGCAAAGATGGCGAGCAGAGGCTTGAAAAGCGCTCGCGCGTTGGGACTTCCTCTCTTGCTACCCGGGGGACCCCTGTCACTGCCACCACATCAGGAAGTGCAGgctagggaattctctggtggtgcagtggttaggactcggcgctttcacttcCGGGGCATGGGTTCCATTACCGgctgggcaactaagatcccacaaaccccACAGTGTGGCCCAAACATAAAAAGTCCAGGCTAACCTGCTGGTGATAAGAGACATGTGGCCCAGTCAGCCCTGACACCCCAATCAGTGTCAACCCTCTGAAAGAGAGCTGCCTGGCTGGCCAGCAGCTGAACccagcagacagcagaagaaccAGCACCCAGCTGATCCCAGACCACATTGCCAACCAATTATTCTAAGCAACTGAGGTTGGGAGGGGCTTGTTACGTAGCAAAGGATAACTGATAGAGGCTTGTCGGCTCTCTCTGTGATGTGGTCTCTTTCTCCCCTCAGTGTGACCCAATGACTACAATCTTAAGCTCCGCCACTTTTTAGCTGCTACGACCACCAATGTGACattccttctctgagcctcagattcttcTGAAAACAGGGATGAGAATAACAGCGCCTATCACATGGAGTAGTTGTGAAGACAAAATGAAAGACAGCCCCAAGAGGTCATGGTGGCCATTCGGGCTGGTTATGAAACGTGTCTGGCCAGGCGGGGGCTGAGGTGGGGCATTTGGGGCCCGGACTgcgcttcctcctcctctcccagtgGGGTTTGGTAGGGTCACGTGACTAGCTCCATCCAGTGAACTGTGTCAAGTCACTTCTGGGTGGCAGCATTTAATCATCCATGTGAGACCTTCCTGGGCTCTCTCCTGTGCACAGAAATGGGCATTAAGTTGGTGACTGCTCCACGATTATGATGAGCAGAACGCCCTGTGGACGGTGCTAGACATGGAAGGTCAAGGATAAAtcaacctttttttgttttttaaagattttttgtgtgtggaccatttttaaagtctttattgaatttgttacaatattgcttctggtttatgttttggttttttggctgcgaggcatgtggggatcttagttccccgaccagggatcgaacctgcaccccctgcattggaaggcaaagtcttaaccactggaccaccagggaagtcccttaaatcaACCTTTTGTGAATGGGTACTTCTTCAGCAAATACCAGGACCCAAACCCATCAACGCACAGCCAGAGCAGAGCTGCTCCAGCCACCAGCAAACCCTTAGAAAGAAGAATGATTGTTGTTACAGTCTCAGTTTGGGGATGGTTTGTTACACAAGCATAACTAGAGCATGAATTCACTAATATAACTTTGTTGCTTTAAACCACTGAGATTAGGGACTTTTTGTTACTGTAGCATAATCGATTCTGTCCTGACTGATGCCAGGGTCTAGCACCTGCCAACTAATGGCCACTCGGTAAGTGGCAGCTGTTAGGAGGATAACTATTTGGCCAGACACATTGTCTCCAGAATCAACATTGTCTTAAAGGTGCTAGGCACTGCGCTAAGtgcttttttagttttctttcatttgactCTTAAGACAGCCCTTTGAGGTTATGACTATTAATATCCATATTTTACAAatttggaaactgaggcaaaagagGGAGAGGTTCACCAGGAGAGGTGATCATGGACTCTGGAGTCTGATCTTCCCTAGCTGTTTGACCCAAGCCAAGTGATACCGCAacctgtgcctcagtttgttcctctgtgaaatggggacaataCTTTCAacttcacagagttgttgtgaTTATGAAATGAGGTACTGCAGGAAAACACTTAGCATGGGGACCCTGCCGGGAGTAATCCCTCAACAAAAGGTAGGGTCTTCCCAAAGGTTGAGACCCCTGCTTTTTGCATCCCACCTCCCTGAAATGCATCACATCACAAGGACTCAGTCTTGTTCTGTTCAGGTCTTTAATATATTAGCACATGGGAAGCTGTAGCTGAGAACAAATTGAGGCCAAACGTGGCATATGCCTCAGTTCTTCACTTAGCCTTGCCAGAAGGCTCGGGGTCTGGAAGGCAGTTGGCCTGGGTGATGGTGTAGATACGAGAGGCGGCGGGCACCAGGGTCCCAGGCTTGGTGCGGCAGGCATTCTCTGTAGCACAGCCCCGAGCAGCAAATAGGACACCTgttgtggggggggtggggtggatttCAGACTGGAGTCAGGACTTCCAAGCCCTCCCTCCTCATGACCCTGGGGTCATGCCCCTGCCACCTCCTCACCCAGTTCTCTGGACCCACTCTCTCCCCTAGAATCTGGAAGTGGGAGCCTCCAGTTCTGGGAgcctccctgtcccctcctccagAAATCTAGGTGCCCCTCACCAGTCTGCACTTTGCCAGCACAGGTGATACAGTGGCTTTCCTGGCCAACACAGAGCACTTTCTCAGTTGAAGAGCACGTTTCCTTGAAGTGGGCGATGCAGGTAGGGCACTGGAGGCCATTCTCCGTACGATTGTTCTcaggagctggggaggagggtggagtgGAAGGTTTACGGAACGTTAAACCCTTTCCCAACCTCACAACCACCGTGGGGACACCGGTTGCTAATGGACACTGCAGTTTAGAGGcgaggaactgaggctcagagcaaggAAGACGCGTGCCAAAGGTCACAGCGCGGGTCAGGGGCGGGTGCTCACAGCAGGCTCTCCGGCGGGGCAGGAAGGAACTCCAGATGTGGGGTGGGCTGGCACTTACTGGGCAGGGTATCGTGGTTGCAGACGTCGCTCTGGCAGCAGCGTGTGTTGGACACCATGTAGTTCTCAGGGTCCATGGTGATGGAGACGAATCCTGAGCTGCAGGCGCTGGATTTCATGCACCCCTTATAGGTGTTCACCGACGGGTGGCCCTCTGCAGgatggcgggggaggggagggctcagGGGCCCTGGCCTGGACCCCGGCTTCCAGGTCTCTCTCAACCTTACAGCTGCCCCAGCCTGCTGCTGTCTAGAGAGGTCTCTTCCAGCCCCCCAGAGTGATATCCCCTTATCTGCCAGGGGCATGGTCTGGACTGTTTATTAGGTCCGCTCCACTCCACTCCCTCCACGCTGTGGTGGTCTCTCGCAGTTCCCATCGGCAAGCCCTGGTGCCTGCCTGAGTGGTCTTTTTCAGGCCGCCTACGGCTATCCCCATGGCGGTGTGAAATGGTCTCTTCCAGCCTTTCGCCCTCCCCTGACCTTTGGAATCCCTTCCACCAAATGCTGGAACGCCCCcctcgcccccccctccccccgtaACACCCATATCCTTCTCTAACGTGGTCTCTTCCGGACTTCCGCAGGGTCACTCCCCAGACCTCCCACCGATGGTCTCTTGCTGCCCTCCTTGGCTACTCTCAGGTCTTGCCTGAAGTGGTCTCCGTCCAGTCTCCAcggccttccccctccccctccccacagtaCGGTGGTCTCTTCCAACCCTAGGGTTTCCCCTCTTTAACCCACagaaaggtgttttttttccccaacttccTCCTGCAGTCCCAGGGTCCCATCTCCCTCCCATATACTCCTGGGTGGCCTCTTCAAGACTTTCGGGTCCTTCCCCGACCTGCCCACTCTTGCTAGGTGAGTAGGGCAGCGTGCAATCTTCTGTCCCACTTACCTTACACACCCCCTCCGGTCGCAACGCTTCCTTCCTACACTCAACCTTGGCCTTCCCTCCTGTCACATCCTTCCTTCTCCAGTCTCACACCGTGTCCCACCACCTTCCTTGAACTAAGGGTTTCTGGGTCTCTTTCAGCTTTGAATGAAAACCCCACCCCCCGTGGTTTCTTCCTTTgctccccttctcccccatccTCCCTCAGGTCTGCGATAGTCCCTTCCATTTAAGTCTCCCATTTTACTCATATGTCTCCCCCTTGCCACAGCTCCGCCTCTTCTTTGTGATAATTTGCTCCATACTTCAGgattatctcttccctctcctgtcTGTTCTTTTATATCTCTCCCCTCTACCCCAGTATCATCTCTCCTCTTCTTGTCAGGAATGGTCTCTTCCAACCCGCATCCCCAAATGGTCAACCTGGTCACGTTCCTTCcaacccaccccagcccctttcttctcctctgcaCGCCCCCCTCCACCTCTTGCGTGTTAGATTGTTCCCCTCTCGCgatttctctctttccccttgtCCTTTCCTTTCCTAATCCCCTCCTGCCTAAGAAAGTCTCTATATctgcccacccccccgccccgccccatcaACTCTTTGGAGTCTAATTTTCAGAAATTCCTGACAACAGTGGTTTCTGTCGTTCCATCGGATTCTCTCCCCTCCATCCACCTCGAGATtgcctttctccctttcctgcccGCTCACCGCTGGAAGGTTCCTCCCCGCGCGTGCTGGTATCTGCTACCCCGAAAGCACAGCCCCCGCCCCAGGCTCTGACGCCACGCCCGGCCCTCTTACTCCTGCTGGTGTGAGCCACGATGATCACGCAGGAGTCCTGGTCGGGGTCACAAGTTTGCACATTTCCACTGCacgtgggtccggagcctgtacaCACCTCACAGCTTAGTGGGTACCCTGCAGGGTAGAGAGCAGGGCTCTAGCCAAGGGCGGTGTGGTCTGCGGACCAAGACTTCGGACGGAGTCCagagggggatggggggggggcggtccgAGGGAGGCTTGTTCTTGGGCGGGGCATTGGCGGCTGTCCAGGGAACTGTCCGAAGCTCCGGCAGAGACGCGGTGGTGCTCCTGCGAAGCTTGCTTTCAGGGCTGGGAAGCGACTCCACCAGGGAGCAAGTTTACCTAATTCCAAGGCTGGGGACTTTGGACGCTAGGGTCCTCTGAGAAAgtctggggacagggaggggtcCTGGTGAAGGTTTCCATGGACTCTTGTGACGCTTCAGGTCGAGCTGCTTCTCGGAAGTGAGATCCTCTTCCCCATGTATCCTGCCTTCTAAAGTCTCTGGGCTACCTACCACGCGTAGGTCTTGTAGACAGTAGGAGCCCAGGCAGGGGTACCTGAGGCTGGGATCTGCATCCCAGGTCAAGAAGGGAGAGCGAGGACCAGGAGGGCAAGCGCACGGACCCCTTGGTCCTGAGAGAGGAGGCAACTGGGGGCCCAGACACTGGGCAACTGCGTCCTGGGGAAGGTGGGGCTTGCCTGAATTCCTGCATCTAGGGGAGGACACCAGGGGTCTGAACTCCCTAGAGTTCCGGGAGAAAGAAAATCTCTCCCCTGCcccatcatctttttaaaaaaaagatttccctTTCTAATCACACTCTCATCTGATTTTCTAGAATTCagacgtctttttttttttcttttttggcctagCCGTatggcatgcggaatcttagttccccaaccagaagtcgaacccccgccccctgcagtggaagcgcagagtcttaacaactagacccccagggaagtccccagatggcTTATTTTGAGACCTTGCTTGGAGGACAGGGGATTCAGAGCCCATCAAATCCCCTTCTTTCTCAGAGATTCACACACACAAGTTTCTGAGCTATTCTTCCCTTGGGGCCCCAGTCTTTCTCTCCTTTACCCTCTGCCTTTGCCATGAATCTGAATTCCCAGGACAcctcctctttccccctcccccctggaGGACCTTGCTGAATGCCCTGTCATAGTCCTCTTTCCGAAGGTCCCAGGATTCCGGGCCCCTAGTCACTTACCCAGACCCAGGAGGGTGCAGAGCAGCACGGAGGCCAGCAGGAAGGTCTGGGGTTTCGTGGAAAGACTCATGATGGATGAGTGAGTGAATCTGCAGTCCCAGGTCCCCAGCTCTTCTTATAGGAAGCTGAGGAGGGGTGGTTCTGGACCCACCCTACCCCTAGGGTGAGAAAGAAGTGAAGTAAGACCTGGGGGCAGGTCTCTGTAGctctggggtggggaggcagaaCCAAAATCCGAATGCGACATGGGCATCTTgtgcccagccccctcctccacgGGGACCCAAGGAATCTGGACTTCCTGCCCTCTCTTCCATCAGGACCCAGAAGGTCACTTCCCTATTTTCTCACATTCCCCCcctgcgcttttttttttttctgacctgaGGCCCAAGATCAGAATCTCAGAATCGGGTCATTTGATTCCCTGCAGGGTAGAACGGCAGCTAGGACTGAGAtacccttctttctcttcccaagGAGGTGCCCATCGTGGGTGGGGCCCCACCTGGGAGCATCCAGCATGTCCAGGCTTGTTCTGTAGGGGTACGCTTGGCTCATACTTTTCCGTGTTTGGGCTGTCTCCAGCTCCGACCCCACCCCAAGATGCCCTTCTGGGTCTCTCGGGGACTGAACAGAGGGGTGCTTGTCACCGGGCAGGGGTGGGCGTAGTACGAGACAGATGCCCATAGGTCACATTGGAAAACTGAGGCATGGTTGGTTGGAAGCACTCAAGGCTGGATGTGTGTTTGGGCACGtgcattgtggttttttttttttcattgtgttttatTTAGGTTCTTTACCCACTCTCTCTGCCTCAGGCATAAGCTTGAGAGATCAGAGattgtgtgtgcgcgtgtgtgcgtgtgcgcgtgcgcgcgcgcgtgcg
Above is a genomic segment from Kogia breviceps isolate mKogBre1 chromosome 18, mKogBre1 haplotype 1, whole genome shotgun sequence containing:
- the PINLYP gene encoding phospholipase A2 inhibitor and Ly6/PLAUR domain-containing protein; the encoded protein is MSLSTKPQTFLLASVLLCTLLGLGYPLSCEVCTGSGPTCSGNVQTCDPDQDSCVIIVAHTSRKGHPSVNTYKGCMKSSACSSGFVSITMDPENYMVSNTRCCQSDVCNHDTLPTPENNRTENGLQCPTCIAHFKETCSSTEKVLCVGQESHCITCAGKVQTGVLFAARGCATENACRTKPGTLVPAASRIYTITQANCLPDPEPSGKAK